From Brassica rapa cultivar Chiifu-401-42 unplaced genomic scaffold, CAAS_Brap_v3.01 Scaffold0590, whole genome shotgun sequence, a single genomic window includes:
- the LOC117130606 gene encoding uncharacterized protein LOC117130606, with protein sequence MIKLETIQANMKMAQDLTAQKGKDKFGKVGKLKVRFIGPYKIIGKVGEVAYRLDLPADMHLHPVFHVSMLRKHIRDPSAVEPERLKELRTNHTYPEGPIRLAERRIRKLKNREIAQVQVFWRRQNRIHVTWEDEARFKTDHPEFIREDVVMEEGGPSEP encoded by the exons ATGATTAAGCTGGAGACGATTCAGGCCAACATGAAGATGGCTCAAGACC TTACTGCACAGAAAGGGAAGGACAAATTTGGCAAGGTCGGGAAACTTAAGGTCAGGTTCATTGGTCCATACAAGATCATCGGGAAGGTTGGTGAGGTAGCTTACCGTTTGGATCTGCCAGCGGATATGCATCTACATCCTGTATTTCATGTTTCCATGCTTCGGAAACATATACGGGATCCAAGTGCTGTTGAACCCGAGAGACTAAAGGAGTTGAGGACAAACCATACGTATCCGGAAGGACCAATCAGATTGGCAGAACGGCGTATTCGGAAGCTCAAGAATCGTGAGATTGCTCAAGTACAAGTGTTCTGGAGAAGACAAAACAGGATTCATGTTACTTGGGAGGATGAAGCGAGATTTAAAACCGATCACCCGGAGTTTATCCGAGAGGATGTTGTGATGGAAGAAGGAGGCCCCTCAGAGCcttag